One genomic region from Actinomycetota bacterium encodes:
- a CDS encoding MarR family transcriptional regulator: MQRCDDVRVLAWRALARAHAVLGAALDAALEERSGVPLLTYDVLSSLAEADGQRLRMQQVAERMPLTPSGLTRLIDRMEEAGLVRRQVCSSDRRGTYAVLTPAGRRTLRRAGEVHVRILEERLVARLSAHELMCLRAACTKIAGLVEDQPTND; the protein is encoded by the coding sequence ATGCAGCGCTGTGACGACGTCCGGGTACTGGCGTGGAGGGCGCTCGCCCGAGCCCACGCCGTCCTCGGGGCTGCCCTCGACGCCGCTCTGGAGGAGCGCTCGGGTGTGCCGCTGCTGACCTACGACGTGCTGTCGTCCCTGGCCGAAGCCGACGGTCAGCGCCTGCGCATGCAACAGGTCGCCGAGCGCATGCCCCTGACCCCCAGCGGGCTCACCCGTCTGATCGACCGCATGGAGGAGGCCGGCCTCGTCCGCCGGCAGGTGTGTTCATCGGATCGGCGCGGGACGTACGCGGTGTTGACCCCGGCGGGGCGTCGCACCTTGCGCCGCGCCGGGGAGGTGCACGTGCGGATCCTCGAGGAGCGGCTGGTGGCACGCCTCTCGGCGCACGAACTGATGTGTCTGCGTGCCGCCTGCACCAAGATCGCCGGCCTGGTCGAGGATCAGCCGACCAACGACTGA
- a CDS encoding response regulator, giving the protein MTAARVLVVDDDPAVRQMLELVLVFEGFEILTAADGLEAVGRALQARPDAILLDVMMPRMSGLETAQALRGDQRTAATPIILLTARASEDDLWSGWQAGVDSYLVKPIDLDSLVMEIRRVISTSAVA; this is encoded by the coding sequence ATGACCGCCGCACGAGTGCTCGTCGTCGACGACGACCCGGCAGTCCGCCAGATGCTGGAGCTCGTGCTCGTCTTCGAAGGCTTCGAGATCCTGACCGCCGCGGATGGGTTGGAAGCCGTTGGCCGCGCGCTGCAGGCGCGACCCGACGCGATCCTGCTGGATGTCATGATGCCCAGGATGAGCGGACTGGAGACCGCGCAGGCACTCCGTGGCGACCAACGCACCGCCGCGACCCCGATCATCCTGCTCACCGCCCGTGCCAGTGAGGACGACCTGTGGTCGGGTTGGCAGGCGGGCGTCGACTCGTACCTGGTCAAGCCGATCGACCTGGACTCGCTGGTGATGGAAATCCGGCGTGTCATCTCCACGAGTGCGGTGGCGTGA
- a CDS encoding MTH1187 family thiamine-binding protein, with amino-acid sequence MLAAFSISPGGVGESVGDFVAEAVRIVRASGLRNRTSAMFTEIEGDWPEISAVIGQCIDAMERRGAPRVSVVVKVDHRPGHHDMLDSKVASVEGRLSQGR; translated from the coding sequence GTGCTGGCAGCGTTCTCGATCAGTCCGGGCGGTGTCGGCGAGTCCGTCGGTGACTTCGTGGCCGAAGCGGTCCGCATCGTGCGCGCTTCGGGGCTGCGGAACCGGACCTCGGCCATGTTCACCGAGATCGAAGGCGACTGGCCGGAGATCTCGGCCGTCATCGGCCAGTGCATCGACGCGATGGAGCGTCGCGGGGCGCCCCGCGTGAGCGTGGTGGTCAAGGTCGATCACCGGCCGGGCCACCACGACATGCTCGACAGCAAGGTCGCGTCGGTGGAGGGACGCTTGAGCCAGGGGCGCTGA
- a CDS encoding nodulation protein NfeD, with amino-acid sequence MRLTEAPTGRLSATVAALYAACLLLVFAVPAAAQGASVLETEATGPVTPVMANHLADALHEAERGGHTALIVRLDTPGGLVTAMRDIVKSFLNADVPVVVWVSPAGAGAASAGYLITSAAHIAAMAPGTNIGAATPIDLEQGEVLDKIVNDAAAYARSIAEARGRDVDFAEEATVDGASLSAEEAAERNVVDLVAASRDDLLRAGDGRTVEVAGGREVQLRTTGVEIVAYEASWARRVLQRLADPNLAFLFMSIGTLAILYELAQPGVGAGAAVGVILIVLALFALAVLPVNAAGLALLGLAIALFVGEIFAPGIGVLAAGGTVALLLAGLFLFQRPTGVGVDLRVLVPTVVLAGLAAAGLAVVAARSRSAPVAAGPEPALNETTTVRRIVGDRAQVFVGGAWWNARSPTRQLQHGDEVRVVGRRDLELVVEPVEDATSDDQEGTP; translated from the coding sequence ATGCGGTTGACCGAAGCACCGACCGGACGGCTGTCAGCGACAGTCGCCGCGCTGTACGCGGCGTGCCTGCTCCTGGTGTTCGCTGTGCCCGCGGCAGCGCAAGGCGCTTCCGTGCTCGAGACCGAGGCGACCGGACCGGTCACCCCGGTCATGGCCAACCATCTCGCCGACGCGCTCCACGAGGCGGAGCGCGGCGGCCACACAGCCCTGATCGTACGCCTCGACACCCCCGGCGGTCTGGTCACGGCGATGCGCGACATCGTCAAGTCGTTCCTGAACGCCGACGTGCCGGTGGTGGTGTGGGTGTCTCCCGCAGGAGCGGGTGCCGCGTCGGCCGGGTACCTGATCACGTCCGCCGCGCACATCGCGGCGATGGCTCCGGGAACGAACATCGGCGCCGCCACACCGATCGACCTCGAGCAGGGCGAGGTGCTGGACAAGATCGTCAACGACGCCGCCGCCTACGCGCGGTCGATCGCCGAGGCCCGGGGGCGGGACGTGGACTTCGCCGAGGAGGCCACCGTCGATGGTGCGTCACTGTCCGCCGAGGAGGCAGCGGAGCGCAACGTCGTCGATCTTGTCGCCGCGTCCCGCGACGACCTGCTCCGCGCTGGCGATGGTCGCACGGTTGAGGTCGCCGGCGGTCGCGAGGTGCAGCTTCGCACCACCGGGGTCGAGATCGTCGCCTACGAGGCGTCGTGGGCGCGGCGGGTGCTGCAGCGGCTGGCGGATCCAAACCTCGCGTTCCTGTTCATGTCGATCGGAACGCTGGCGATCCTGTACGAGCTCGCCCAGCCCGGCGTCGGCGCGGGCGCCGCGGTCGGGGTTATCCTGATCGTGCTGGCGCTGTTCGCGCTGGCGGTCCTCCCGGTGAACGCAGCAGGGTTGGCGCTGCTCGGACTTGCGATCGCGCTGTTCGTCGGGGAGATCTTCGCCCCAGGGATCGGTGTGCTCGCGGCCGGGGGGACGGTCGCTCTCCTGCTCGCCGGGCTGTTCCTGTTCCAGCGCCCCACCGGCGTCGGGGTCGATCTGAGGGTGTTGGTTCCGACCGTGGTGCTGGCCGGGCTGGCAGCCGCGGGTCTGGCGGTGGTGGCAGCCCGCAGCCGCTCCGCGCCGGTCGCCGCAGGTCCCGAGCCGGCGCTGAACGAGACCACCACGGTCCGGCGGATCGTCGGCGATCGGGCGCAGGTCTTCGTCGGCGGCGCGTGGTGGAACGCCCGCAGCCCCACCCGACAACTGCAGCATGGCGACGAGGTCCGCGTGGTCGGCCGGCGCGACCTCGAGCTGGTGGTCGAACCGGTCGAGGACGCAACCAGCGACGACCAGGAAGGGACACCATGA
- a CDS encoding slipin family protein: protein MNPLLIGIGVAVLIVLWFLVNAIKIVQEYERGVIFRLGRVQDAKGPGLFFIIPIIDRMELVSLRTVTMDIPPQDIITKDNVTVRVNAVTYFNVVEPVKAVIAIQNYIFGTSQVAQTTLRSIIGQVDLDEVLINRDEINSRLQEIIDQLTNPWGVKVTLVEVKDVELPEAMRRAMARQAEAERERRAKVIHAEGEYEAAQRLSDAAAQLEAHPAAMQLRVLATMAEVSAERNSTLIFPLPMEILRLADAAGALLADRNAARS, encoded by the coding sequence ATGAACCCACTCCTCATCGGTATCGGCGTCGCAGTACTCATCGTGCTGTGGTTCCTCGTGAACGCCATCAAGATCGTCCAGGAGTACGAGCGCGGGGTGATCTTCCGGCTCGGGCGCGTCCAGGACGCCAAGGGTCCGGGGCTGTTCTTCATCATCCCGATCATCGACCGGATGGAGCTGGTCAGCCTGCGGACGGTCACCATGGACATCCCACCGCAGGACATCATCACCAAGGACAACGTCACCGTCCGCGTCAACGCGGTGACCTACTTCAACGTGGTCGAGCCGGTGAAGGCGGTCATCGCCATCCAGAACTACATCTTCGGCACCTCACAGGTCGCCCAGACCACGCTCCGGAGCATCATCGGGCAGGTCGACCTCGACGAGGTGCTGATCAACCGTGACGAGATCAACTCACGGCTGCAGGAGATCATCGATCAGCTGACCAACCCGTGGGGGGTGAAGGTCACGCTCGTTGAGGTCAAGGACGTCGAGCTACCCGAGGCGATGCGCCGGGCGATGGCGCGTCAGGCGGAGGCCGAACGCGAGCGGCGCGCCAAGGTGATCCACGCCGAGGGCGAGTACGAGGCGGCGCAGCGCCTGTCGGACGCGGCCGCGCAGCTGGAAGCACACCCGGCCGCGATGCAGCTGCGGGTCCTGGCGACCATGGCGGAGGTCTCGGCCGAGCGCAACTCGACCCTGATCTTCCCGCTCCCGATGGAGATCCTGCGGCTGGCGGACGCCGCCGGTGCTCTCCTCGCCGACCGCAATGCGGCGCGATCTTGA
- a CDS encoding c-type cytochrome has protein sequence MPTDRSRRWSIRLGILGLVGVLAGATAAAGVQDPTAAPTDRDPDPTVAPTTDPQLVARGRELFGSQCATCHGAGGRGGVRTDAPPLRDASPAMIDFVIRTGRMPPPRPDAGSVRRPPRLYDEQRLAIVAYVKTFARTEPAIPDPDPQRGDLSHGRELYEANCIACHSALGRGIAISQRDIAPDLDPSSPVEIAEAVRVGPGVMPVFETGVISDDELNDLIRYIVWLTEERERPGGLTIGRSGPVTEGFVSWGFGLVLLLIAMYFIGEHRRGS, from the coding sequence ATGCCCACCGACCGTTCGCGGCGGTGGTCGATCCGCCTCGGGATCCTCGGGCTGGTCGGGGTCCTGGCTGGGGCGACGGCCGCCGCGGGCGTGCAGGATCCCACCGCCGCGCCGACCGACCGCGACCCCGACCCCACGGTGGCGCCCACCACCGATCCGCAGCTGGTTGCCCGCGGCCGGGAGCTGTTCGGTTCCCAGTGCGCGACCTGCCACGGCGCTGGAGGCCGTGGTGGCGTGCGGACCGACGCCCCGCCGCTCCGCGACGCCTCCCCGGCGATGATCGACTTCGTGATCCGGACCGGACGCATGCCGCCGCCCCGTCCCGACGCGGGCAGCGTGCGACGTCCTCCGCGGCTCTACGACGAGCAGCGGCTCGCGATCGTGGCGTACGTCAAGACGTTCGCACGGACCGAGCCGGCGATCCCCGACCCCGACCCTCAGCGCGGCGACCTGTCACATGGACGCGAGCTGTACGAGGCCAACTGCATCGCGTGCCACAGCGCCCTGGGGCGCGGCATCGCGATCAGCCAGCGCGACATCGCGCCGGACCTGGACCCTTCCTCCCCGGTCGAGATCGCCGAAGCTGTCCGCGTCGGGCCCGGGGTCATGCCGGTGTTCGAGACGGGCGTCATCTCCGACGACGAGCTCAACGACCTGATCCGCTACATCGTGTGGCTCACCGAGGAACGGGAACGCCCCGGAGGCCTCACGATCGGTCGGAGCGGACCGGTCACCGAAGGTTTCGTCTCGTGGGGGTTCGGCTTGGTGCTGCTGCTGATCGCGATGTACTTCATCGGGGAGCACCGCCGTGGCAGCTGA
- a CDS encoding Rieske 2Fe-2S domain-containing protein, with the protein MAADDRDTTIRRATRAAAIGFAVAIASAIGLVVVYVAGGHTQLEGLFLFAAFAGTTVGLVVWTKVLIAEPDLLEERPPMRSSQEDRAAFEHAYLEAREVRDPDIASRRRFLSRLLAGASASLALALGLPFFSLGAPPGGQLFRTNWERGSRVVDFAGRPVRADMVGPGGVITVFPEGHTGDGQSAALLIGIDFGRIVEGGITAETVPGIVCYSKVCTHAGCPVGLYREEAAELLCPCHQSKFAVYDNARPISGPTTRPLPQLPLGTDDAGFLVALGDFEAPVGPEFWNIQRGGRA; encoded by the coding sequence GTGGCAGCTGACGACCGCGACACCACGATCCGGCGGGCCACACGCGCCGCCGCGATCGGGTTCGCCGTGGCGATCGCGTCGGCGATCGGGCTGGTCGTGGTCTACGTCGCCGGCGGTCACACCCAACTCGAAGGGTTGTTCCTGTTCGCGGCGTTCGCGGGGACCACCGTCGGGCTGGTCGTGTGGACCAAGGTGCTGATCGCCGAACCGGACCTGCTCGAGGAACGCCCGCCGATGCGCTCGTCGCAGGAGGACCGGGCCGCGTTCGAACACGCCTACCTGGAAGCTCGGGAGGTCCGCGACCCCGACATCGCCAGCCGCCGACGGTTCCTCAGCCGGCTGCTCGCCGGCGCCAGCGCGTCGCTGGCGCTCGCCCTGGGCTTGCCGTTCTTCTCCCTCGGCGCGCCCCCCGGCGGCCAGCTGTTCCGCACCAACTGGGAACGCGGATCTCGCGTGGTGGACTTCGCCGGCCGCCCGGTCCGCGCCGACATGGTGGGACCCGGAGGAGTCATCACCGTCTTCCCGGAGGGCCACACCGGCGACGGGCAGTCAGCGGCCCTGCTGATCGGGATCGACTTCGGCCGGATCGTCGAAGGCGGCATCACGGCCGAGACCGTCCCGGGGATCGTCTGCTACTCGAAGGTGTGCACCCACGCCGGCTGCCCGGTCGGGCTGTACCGCGAGGAGGCCGCCGAACTGCTGTGCCCCTGCCACCAGTCGAAGTTCGCCGTGTACGACAACGCCAGGCCGATCTCAGGGCCGACGACACGGCCACTGCCTCAGCTGCCGCTGGGCACCGACGACGCGGGGTTCCTGGTCGCGCTCGGTGACTTCGAGGCGCCGGTCGGGCCCGAGTTCTGGAACATCCAGCGTGGAGGCCGCGCATGA
- a CDS encoding cytochrome bc complex cytochrome b subunit: MTERAERDRERQTDRPVDAHGRHSRGVVTAIARWLDDRLGIAQGARKLLRKPFPDHWSFLLGEVALFALVVLFLTGTFLALFYRPDTRPVTYTGPYVPLQGAQVSAAYESVMRLSFEVRAGLLMRQIHHHGANVFMAAVVAHMLRTFFTGSFRKPRELMWVTGIVLVLLGIGAGFTGYSLPDDLLSGTGLQIGYATLLSVPFLGPFLAFVALGGEVPNPDLIGRLHILHVMILPGLLAAVVGAHMLLLFRVRHSQHPGEKRTERNIVGKPMFPTQTMVSAAAFAATVAVLALMGGFYEINPVWLYGPFEPSRVFAPSQPDWYVGWLEGVLRLWPAWSIRVFGIVIPQPFIPGVVIPGLIFALAGAWPWLERRYITRGDEEHNILDDVRDNPLRGAVGAAGVTFLTVMLVAGSNDVIAARFTIALERFTLVLRVLLVAGPPLVGWLTYRWLTRLKRRDIEEAERAGTVRAEQDVA; the protein is encoded by the coding sequence ATGACCGAGCGCGCCGAACGCGACCGCGAACGCCAGACCGACCGCCCCGTCGACGCTCACGGCCGCCACAGCCGCGGCGTGGTCACCGCGATCGCACGGTGGCTCGACGACCGGCTCGGCATCGCCCAGGGAGCCCGCAAGCTGCTGCGCAAGCCGTTCCCGGACCACTGGTCGTTCCTCCTCGGCGAGGTCGCACTGTTCGCGTTGGTGGTGCTGTTCCTCACCGGGACCTTCCTGGCGCTGTTCTACCGGCCCGACACGCGGCCGGTGACCTACACCGGCCCCTACGTCCCGCTCCAGGGAGCGCAGGTGTCGGCCGCGTACGAGTCGGTGATGCGGCTCAGCTTCGAGGTCCGCGCCGGGCTGCTGATGCGCCAGATCCACCACCACGGCGCGAACGTGTTCATGGCCGCGGTCGTGGCCCACATGCTCCGCACATTCTTCACCGGGTCGTTCCGCAAGCCGCGTGAGCTGATGTGGGTCACCGGGATCGTGCTGGTCCTGCTCGGCATCGGGGCGGGGTTCACCGGCTACTCGCTCCCCGACGACCTGCTGTCGGGGACCGGCCTGCAGATCGGGTACGCCACGCTGCTGTCGGTCCCGTTCCTGGGCCCGTTCCTGGCGTTCGTCGCGCTCGGCGGGGAGGTCCCCAACCCTGACCTGATCGGCCGGCTGCACATCCTGCACGTCATGATCCTGCCCGGCCTGCTCGCCGCCGTGGTCGGCGCTCACATGCTGCTGTTGTTCCGCGTGCGCCACAGCCAGCACCCCGGCGAGAAGCGGACCGAGCGCAACATCGTCGGCAAACCGATGTTCCCCACCCAGACGATGGTCTCGGCTGCGGCGTTCGCGGCGACGGTGGCCGTCCTCGCGTTGATGGGAGGCTTCTACGAGATCAACCCGGTGTGGCTGTACGGACCGTTCGAGCCTTCACGGGTGTTCGCCCCGTCCCAGCCCGACTGGTACGTGGGGTGGCTGGAGGGCGTGCTGCGGCTGTGGCCGGCCTGGTCGATCCGCGTCTTCGGGATCGTGATCCCCCAGCCGTTCATCCCCGGCGTGGTGATCCCCGGCCTGATCTTCGCCTTGGCTGGCGCGTGGCCGTGGCTCGAGCGGCGCTACATCACCCGCGGCGACGAGGAACACAACATCCTCGACGACGTCCGCGATAACCCGCTGCGCGGTGCGGTCGGAGCGGCGGGGGTCACCTTCCTCACGGTGATGCTGGTCGCTGGAAGCAACGACGTGATCGCCGCGCGGTTCACGATCGCGCTCGAGCGGTTCACGCTGGTACTGCGCGTCCTGCTGGTCGCGGGACCGCCGCTGGTGGGCTGGCTGACGTACCGGTGGTTGACGCGTCTCAAGCGCCGTGACATCGAGGAGGCCGAGCGCGCCGGGACGGTGAGGGCCGAGCAGGACGTTGCCTAG